In Papio anubis isolate 15944 chromosome 20, Panubis1.0, whole genome shotgun sequence, a single window of DNA contains:
- the KLK1 gene encoding kallikrein-1 encodes MWFLVLCLALSLGGTGAAPPIQSRIVGGWECSQPWQAALYHFSTFQCGGILVHPQWVLTAAHCIGDNYQLWLGRHNLFDDEDTAQFVHVSESFPHPDFNMSLLKNHTRQADEDYSHDLMLLRLTQPAEITDAVQVVELPTQEPEVGSTCLASGWGSIEPENFSYPDDLQCVDLKILPNDKCAKAHTQKVTEFMLCAGHLEGGKDTCVGDSGGPLTCDGVLQGVTSWGYIPCGSPNKPAVFVRVLSYVKWIEDTIAENS; translated from the exons ATGTGGTTCCTGGTTCTGTGCCTCGCCCTGTCCCTGGGGGGGACTG GTGCTGCGCCCCCGATTCAGTCCCGGATTGTGGGAGGCTGGGAGTGTTCCCAGCCCTGGCAGGCGGCTCTGTACCATTTCAGCACTTTCCAGTGTGGGGGCATCCTGGTGCATCCCCAGTGGGTGCTCACAGCTGCCCATTGCATCGGCGA CAATTACCAGCTCTGGCTGGGTCGCCACAACTTGTTTGATGACGAAGACACAGCCCAGTTTGTTCATGTCAGTGAGAGCTTCCCACACCCTGACTTCAACATGAGCCTCCTGAAGAACCACACCCGCCAAGCAGACGAGGACTACAGCCACGACCTCATGCTGCTCCGCCTGACGCAGCCTGCCGAGATCACAGACGCTGTGCAGGTTGTGGAGTTGCCCACCCAGGAACCCGAAGTGGGGAGCACCTGTTTGGCCTCCGGCTGGGGCAGCATCGAACCAGAGAATT TCTCATATCCAGATGATCTCCAGTGTGTAGACCTCAAAATCCTGCCCAATGATAAGTGCGCCAAAGCCCACACCCAGAAGGTGACAGAGTTCATGCTGTGTGCCGGACACCTGGAAGGTGGCAAAGACACCTGTGTG GGTGATTCAGGGGGCCCGCTGACGTGTGATGGTGTGCTCCAAGGTGTCACATCATGGGGCTACATCCCTTGTGGCAGCCCCAATAAGCCTGCTGTCTTCGTCAGAGTGCTGTCATATGTGAAGTGGATCGAGGACACCATAGCGGAGAACTCCTGA
- the KLK15 gene encoding kallikrein-15, which translates to MRVRLGEHNLRKRDGPEQLRTASRVIPHPRYEARSHRHDIMLLRLVQPARLTPQVRPVVLPTRCPHPGEACVVSGWGLVSHIEPGTTRSPQSQVSLPDTLHCANISIISDTSCDKSYPGRLTNTMVCAGAEGRGAESCEGDSGGPLVCGGVLQGIVSWGDVPCDNTTKPGVYTKVCHYLKWIRETMKRN; encoded by the exons ATGAGAGTGCGCCTGGGGGAGCACAACCTGCGCAAGCGCGATGGCCCAGAGCAACTACGGACCGCGTCTCGGGTCATCCCACACCCGCGCTACGAAGCGCGCAGCCACCGCCACGACATCATGTTGCTGCGTCTAGTCCAGCCCGCACGCCTGACCCCCCAGGTGCGCCCCGTGGTGCTACCCACGCGTTGCCCCCACCCGGGGGAGGCCTGTGTGGTGTCTGGCTGGGGCCTGGTGTCCCACATCGAGCCTGGGACCACCCGGAGCCCCCAGTCACAAG TGAGTCTCCCAGATACGTTGCATTGTGCCAACATCAGCATTATCTCGGACACGTCTTGTGACAAGAGCTACCCAGGGCGCCTGACGAACACCATGGTGTGTGCAGGCGCGGAGGGCAGAGGCGCAGAATCCTGTGAG GGTGACTCCGGGGGACCCCTGGTCTGTGGAGGCGTCCTGCAGGGCATTGTGTCCTGGGGTGATGTCCCTTGTGACAacaccaccaagcctggtgtCTATACCAAAGTCTGCCACTACTTGAAGTGGATCAGGGAAACCATGAAGAGGAACTGA